Within the Mustela lutreola isolate mMusLut2 chromosome 2, mMusLut2.pri, whole genome shotgun sequence genome, the region AGAGAGAATTTTGGGATGCCATTTCCAACAGTAACCAGCAAGTCCAAGAGAGCCTCATAGTGGATACTTCGTTTTAGGTTTGGGGAAGTTCAAGATGTCTTGAAGTCTGCCTGGATCCCAAAGTCCTTGTTCTAAGATCCGGTGCCCTAAGTATCAAACCTAAGTTTGAGTAAACTGCAGTTTATTTTGGAGAGTTTATGTCCCTTTAAGGCCAAAAGTTGCAACAGTTAGATGTTTTCGTCCTGTGAAGAGTTTTGAGAAAGGGAGCAAAGAGGCAAATCATCTACATATTATAACAACATACAAACTATATGATAGTTTACAGCAAACTATATGATCTAAATCAGTTTTTAAGGTTTGTGAGAGTAAGAAGGACTCTCTGTAGGCCTGGGGCATTTCTGGCTTGGTATATTTCCCATTCTTCCCAAgtgaaagcaaaaaaattaacTGTCCTTATCAGCTGGAATACTAAATATGTACAGCAGAGGTCAGTTACAGTGAACAATCTGCTTTCAGTGGAAATGAATGTCAGTAGcagatggggggcggggagccctTAGGAACAAGGTGCCAAGGGATAACGATGTTATTTATTGCTTGGGCTAACCTCCATCCTTAGCCATTGGGTTTTCTTACAGGTAAAATAAGGATATTACAGGGACTAGTGTAGGGATTAATGTACCCGAGAGCCTGGTTATCTATTATGGGCTTCTTTATTTACAGGTTATTCGTTAATTCCGGGGACAGATTTTGAGGGATCTTTTTGAATCTTGATGGGAGATGCACTGTGGATTCTGCCAATAACAGTTGAAGATCTTACTCATAAAGAGgatggtaggggtgcctgggtggctcagtgggttaaagcctctgcctttggctcaggtcgtgatcccggggtcctgggatcgagccccgcatcgggctctctgctcagcgaggagcctgcttcccttcctctctctctgcctgtgtctctgcctgcttgtgatctctgtcaaataaataaatagaatcttaaaaaaaaagaatgatcagtGTCCACAGACTCAGTTATAGTGCTGTCAGAGATGGAGCAAATAATAGATGTCAGAGGGCCATTTAATTTACCTAGTTGGCAATTTTGATTACTATCTTCAAATTCCAGAATTATTCCCCTGTTTTGGAAGAAGAGAATTCTGGTATggtatttttctaagaaatattgGCCCAGTGGGGGCATTGGAACTAAGGAGAAGGTTGTGTCTCTCAGAGTGCCTAGACAAATGGGAATCGGTTCAGAGATAGGAACCTATTGAGGTGTATTAGCCGTCCCTACTATTTGAGCTGTTTTAGCTCTGAGGCAGTAGCTGCGTTATAGCGGTGGGGTTGAGCACCTAGAGTGTAGCTCTCACATCAGTAGAGACAGATTCATTCCCAATCTGGAGAATGGTTTCTCTGAGCTGATTAAGAGGGAGGATTGGGAAAGCTCTTGTTCCTCAGAGCTCTGTCATTGGGAATTAGGAAGACATTGGAAAGGCCGGCTAGGTGGCTGAAGGCTCCTGGAGCATTTCAGTTGgtgatggttttgtttgtttgtttgtttgtttgttttaaacatccTGGCTCTTTTGCAATAATGAAAGTaggaggggttttgttttgtttagggcCCTTATTTGCAAAAGTTGAAAAGTAAGAATTTTAGTGGTCTTATGGGTGTTTCCTCCAAGGATGCAAGTACGGTTATTTACCAAATTAACTAAATCTGAATAGTTTCCCTTTCCATCCTGGTCCTTGTAACTAAAACACAAGTATCTTGGTTCATTCCATTAgtaaatatattgttaaatgttACTCAAGTGGATTCAGCATATTAAAGGAAGACCAAATTGTCTTTAAATTTGctttaatttagaaattataaattagaaataataaattactatTATAATTGACTCCAGATTgtcttaaagaaaatttaaagacaatTTGGAGTTGGTTATAATAGTAATTTAATGACAGATTCATCAAAATTTTgcatataattcattcatttcattctttctagTCAAGGGGCTTAGAAAAAAGTTCTGTATTGCTTGGTGGAGAATTCCAGTGAGGGTTCTAGCATCTTGCCAAAAGTTAGAGATCTGTTTCTCTAACAGAGATGTTTTAGGATGTTTCCATCAAGTTTCATCTAGTGTTTGGTCTGCCCCTCACCAACAAGGATATAGACTAATCATCAGTCTGAGACACCAGGTTGATGAGTTTGAATAACTGTGCTGAATTCTTCAGCAGATCCCTTGGTGTCCCCAGTCACTTTAGGGAGCTCTTTAACTATGGCTGCAATTCggcctttgttcagtgaccataATAGGTGGGGTTTATTTAGATCCTCAGAAGACTTAATTTTAAAGGGGCAGGTTTTAATAGGTtcaggaaaggaaaggacagaaTAGGAAAGGTTTAGAGGAAGAGGGAAGTTTGGTGAGAGAATCAGCATGGGGAAGCTGGGGGCATGGAGGGTGAGGCAgtgcagagggaaggagggtgatGGCACCAGATGTGCGGCCTGAACACAGGTGGCTGCTGTGCATCCTGAGACAAAGAAGATAGGAGGGGAAAAGACCTTATAagcctttttgtctttttaattgtttGCCCGTTAgtctagaaattattttttgcagAGAGGCAGTTTTAGGTTGCTAATAATGTTTGGCAGTTTCTAAATACCAGCCAATCCCATTCCATCTTGGCGGTTTTAGAGCCTTGGCTGTCCAGTTCAGTTTTGAAAGAAGTAAGTTCAGGCAGATTGAAAGATCTCCCAAACGGCCACTGAAATCCCAATTTATAGTTGTTAGCTATCTCGGGGGCCTGGAACTTGCTATTGGCCTGTAAAGTGGGGGACAGTTTTCGGGGACTGGAAGCCTTAAATCTGTACAATCTGGCTCTACGGGGAGTGTCTAAGTGGTGAAGTTGTGTTGGAAAAGTCAACACGTATTTGGCCTCAGGATGGAAAAAACCTTTCGTTTGGCATCAGAAGTGTTATGTATAGAACAGCACAGCTTCATTATAGAGCAATTAGTTGTATGAAAGCACTGTTACTTAGGTTATTGGTAAAGGGCTAGGCAGGGCTGTTCAGTGTTCATCTTGGCTAAAACCAAACAATTTCTCTTCTGCAAAATCATCATCTTCCACAGCTTAAGATACCCCAGTGCCTTTGTGTCGTTTTCAGTGCCCTCCACATTTAttacctttcctttcttccagctGTAAATCTCAAACAGATTTATTCATAAAACCTACACCCACacttcagctctgccacttcagTATGTTTGGTCatgtttgctttgctttcctttctagCCTAACAAATCCCATCTCTCTGAGGCTTTTCTTATCATCCTAGTAAGAAGAGATGTGTCCCCTCTCTTTCACTTAATTCTTTTGGTATTTGTCTATACCACTTAATATACACATTACATTACAATTTCTGAGGCAGCATagtagaatgaaaacaaaaagaattaatgcACAAAAGGAGTCCAGAATTTGAATCTTGAATTAGCTGTGTGCCCCAGAATAGCTTACTTCTGTCagccttacttttttctttcagaaagtgTTAATAGTACCAACCTCaaagggttgttgtgagaattaaatgaagtaatatatgtaaaatgcttagcgCATTGCCTGTCATATAATAGGCACCAAATGTTATCTTCCATCTTCTCTTTCTACTTGGAATATAGGGaatttttcttatgcttttttaTAAACTCTCTTGGTACTTAATACAGTATATGGGGGgaaatttattaaacaaatgaatgagtaagAATCAATTATAGCTTTgtttaaaggaaattcttcatttttttttttttaaagattttactgatttgacagagggagatcacaagtgggcagacagagagaaggcggggaagaaggccccctgctgagcagagagtcccatgcagggcttgataccaggatcctgagatcatgacctgagctgaagacagagacttaacccactgagccacctaggtgcccctaaaggaTAATTCTCTgtaatgatattttataaatcGACATTTCTAAAGGACTTTTTAATACAGATCATCAGTTTTGACGTCAAAAATTACAACcttaggggcacccaggtggctcagttagtttaacatccagctcttggtttcgcatcaggtcatgatctcatggctcctgggatcaagccccaggagGGACTCTGCAcgcagtgggagtctgcttgagattctcttcctctgcccctccccctactctctcgctctccctgtgtctctctaaaataaatcttttaaaaaatttacaacttTAATAACCATAGACTAGCATCACAAGTTTTGTATTCTATGCTATAGGTATGTCctactgaaagaaagaaacatgctcCTGACTCTAGAACAGGAGGCCAAGCGGCAGAAATTGCCAATGCCAAGTCCGGAGCGGTTAGAAAAGGTAACATTTATGGGAGGCTGAAGACTCTTGGGTGGGATAAAAGCCAAAAGATATGTGTATGGTTCTTATTTTTCTTGGcaagtggatttcttttttttaatttgtttgatcTTTAGTAAATGTACAGAGAGGTGCAGCCTTCACTATTTTAGAATATCTCCCTCACCGCAGAGTGAAGTGTCATGCCTATCTGTAGTTACTCCCCATTCCCTGCAAACCTCATTAGATAAGtggacatgtatttttatttctcttgggtagatacctaggagtgaaattgctgggttgtatggtaaatCTGTGTTTAATGTTTTAGGAAACAGTCCAGCTGTTCTCTAAAGTAGCTgcgccattttacatttctaattcCAGTTTAACTACTTCCTTATGAACAAGGTCAgagttttaatacttttttttaattgtggtaaacaGATACCATAAAACTTAcctttttagtcatttttaaatatatagtccAGTGGTGTTAAGAATATTCacattgtggggcacctgggtggctcagtgggttgaagcctcagcctttggctcgggtcatgatcccagggtcctgggatcgagccccacatcgggctctctgctcagcagggagcagggagcctgtttcctcctttctctctctctgcctgcctctcttgtgcctacttgtgatctctgtctgcctacttgtgatctctgtcaaataaaaaaagaatattaacatTGTTGTGAAAAGGTCAACTATTGTTCAAATTaggttttcttcattaaaaaaaaaattcccagggtgcctgggttgctcagccaATTGAGCAacggactcttgatctcaactcaggtcttgttctcaaagttgtgagttcaggccccacgttgggcttcatgctgggcgtggagcctgctttaaaaaaaaagtgcgcTGGGTTCATTATTCCCACTCCTAGAGGTAATCATTATACATATATCCCATTTATTCATCAGAATTTTTCTCTGCCTGTTCTAGAAGTGTgcctatttttatttacattaggTAATTCCTCTAATTTGGTTATACTGTATAAGCTTTTCTGACATTGGCATTTTCCCCTTACCTAGTATATGCTGGCTATCTTTTCCTATCAGTATATGCAGATCTGCCTTTCCTTTTTCGTGGCTGTACACATGTAAGCTGGCTCTTCCATgtggaagttttttgttttatttagttagATCTCTCAGGGTTTTTTGCCTGGATTGCTTGCGAGTCAGCTCTTTGTTAATGTGTCTGTGCCAGAGTAGATAGTCAGTGAGAACAGAGCTaccaaggaaaatttttttttaacctcaaatgTATGTGACATACTACCAAGGAAAATTTATcaagaagaatattttttttttaaagattttatttatttatttatttgacagagagaaatcacaagtagacggagaggcaggcagagagagagacagggaagcaggctccctgctgagcagagagcccgatgcaggactcgatcctaggaccctgagatcatgacctgagccgaaggcagcggcttaacccactgagccacccaggcaccccaagaggaatattttaaaagaattattctcaATTTAAGATGTAAACTGAAGATTTGGAAGTATGTTTAAGGACACTCTTGGCTTTGGAATAGTTAAACTAGAAAGTTCTTTGAGGTTGGCTTGTTTTGAATAAGATGTATCTAATTGATACTTCCAATTTTCCTTCTTATCTGGTGGCATGAACATGAGTAATCAGGTGTTAACTCTGTGGATTGGATAACCATTTAGCTTTCTTCGTGAGCTAACATTCGATTTCAGTTAGGTGCCTCAGAAGAAACCTTGCATGGAAGAACTCTAATGTAGTCGGTTCACAGCCAGGCTTACTAAGTTCCTAAGGGCTGCACAGCTTCATATTAGGCTCTGACCAGTCTGGTTTCTTCACTCTTCTAAGTTTGTGTGTTTTCAAAATAGGATTCACCGTTCTCATCCatcttttatttctcagagatTTTGTAGAAATTCATATAGTTAAGAGGAAGTACATGTGGATTCAGCTGCTCAGTGTGGCTTTGATTGAAGAAGGGAGAATAGAAGCACTGAGTGTGAGCTGAGTGTGTGGGTTATGAGGTAGTCTATCTAAATTTGTGGCTTTCATATCTCTTTTGGGTCCCGCAGCTACCtggaagacctttttttttttttttttttttttaagagtgcaCACACCTGTTTATGTTGGGGAAgggcacagagaaagaggaagaaagaatattaagtaggctccatacccagcatggagcccagtgtggggctcagtctcatgatcctgagatcataacctgagccaaagtcaagagtcagacacttaaccaactgagccagtcagatgtCTCTAGAAGATTATAATCTAATCTGTCATCTCTCCACCCCCATGTGCCCCCCcatttttgagaaacaaaatgtgtATATGCAATATTTCTATTTGTTACCATGGCTCACAGATAAAACATAGAACCAGCTAAAAATGCCTCTCTGTTATTTAGTTATGAAAAAATTCAGCTTATCTGTCATTATAGTCCccaaatatgaatatttatttataaagataataTGTATTGCCTTACCAATATATCATATGCATTGTAAAACTcaatagaaatgtaaaaagaaaaagataaaaatagaggtTCTAATAGGATCTTCTTGCTTCATAATGGATCTTTAGAGATTAGGATCAGGGTAGACTGATATTCTGTTCTCTAGCAACTGCCAATTAGGTCAAAACATCAGTGTCTGTGTTAGGCACACTGATTAGTTGAGGCCAGAACATgggttttaatattaaaaagtagCAAACTTTTATCACTTAATAGTTCATTGAGTTTTGAAATAACAGGAGTCAGATGGGGTCTCTGTAAGGAATCTCTACAAGTGTAGCCCACTCCAAACAAAActaatacctatatatatatatatggaaatttaaGTAGATCTTCATTTAAATGAAACTAAACTTTTGGGGCgcttaggtggcttagtcagttgagcatctggctcttggtttcagctcaggtcatgatctcatgggttgtgagatcaatcccCGAGTCAAGCTCATCCTCAGTGGTAGTCAAGaatctctccctctacctctcctccaACTTGTATGCACTCGAaagttctctcaaataaatgaatcttttaaaaaatcagtgaaactaaactttttaaaaaattacaaaaagtgaTATCATAAATGCTCATGTATGCCTACCTGTGCCAAAAAGACTCTTAGGAAATATTtggcagagtttttttttttttccttaaagattttatttatttacttgagagagagtgagcgcacgtgcgcacaagcagggggagaagcagggttcctgctgagcagggagcccattgtgggggttgatcctgggatcctgagatcatgacctgagctgaaggcagacgcttaactgattgagctgcccaggcgctCCCAGAATGGTTCTTtgacaaaaatattcattttctgtAGCATTGTCTTTGTacgttctctcttcttttttgggCGGGGGGAGTAATTTGTTGTAGGTGATTGTTCAAATTCTGTCTTCTTATTCTCTTACCAGGTAGTAGATTCCATGGATGCAATAGATAAGGTTGTCCAGGAAAGAGAAGATGCCCTAAGACTTCTTCAGACTGGTCAAGAAAAAGGCAGACCTGGTGCTTGGAGAAGAGACATCTTTGGAAGAATCATCTGGTACATAGTTTCCATTGTGGTTTTTCTAAGATGAGAGTGGCAGTCTCATGCCTTATTCTCCTGTCCAGTATCTTTTATAAAAACTCTCACCATATGAAATCTATTATAGATGTATCTAATGTAAACAGAGGTCCCCAGGCCCCTTTGGGGCCCCAGAGTATGAATGAAGATAGCATTATCTGATAGGCCAAGCACCTCATTCTCATGATTCAGTTATTTGTAGGTTCTTTATAACAGTAGTTCCTAATCTTATGTCAATCATATGACTTTTTGAGAATTTAATTAAAGTTATAGATCCTTTCCCTAGCAAAATGTACGTGTGCACATACAATTTCAAGGGGTTATAAATACGAATACCATGAAGCTAATTTTAGGACACATGCCTGCCCATTaacctgagattttaaaaattctaaaaacaaacaaacaaaaacaaaaagaagttcttttttttttttttttttttttttttaaagatttatttatttatttatttgacagagagaaatcacaagtagatggagaggcaggcagagagagagagggaagcaggctccctgccgagcagagagcccgatgcgggactcgatcccaggaccctgagatcatgacctgagccgaaggcagcggcttaacccactgagccacccaggcgccccaaaaagaaGTTCTTAAGGAATGAAACATTGAAACCATTTCACATGAAACCATTTCAGTGTTTGCTCGCATTGCCATCAGGATAAGCCCTAGTCCAAATTATAAAACAGTTTATTTTCATTACATCTTTCCACCTTTTGTCCCTCTAGTTGCCAAAGTTATGTCAGACCTTGGGAGAGGATATGATAATAAACATTCAAACTGTATAAATAATTGAGAAGACGACCCAGTGTAGTCTGTCTCTTCAGGGCTTTTTTGACATTTGGACTAAGCTGCTAAAAGGAAGCATACTTAGTAGAATTTTAAACagcagtcaacaaaatgaagaaggcATTGTGTGTGGTTGGAGACTTTCCCTGTACTCTTAAAATTAAACCACATAATACTGCTTACTCAGTAGATAGGATCTTTTAATGGAGTTTGCAGTAATGGGGCTGCTTGTAGCCAAATGTATGGGAGTAGCAGTATGTCTAACTGTGTAATCCAatacaggaaagagagaaattaccaaaactaaaaactttattttttactaatattATTTGGATTAATCCAGTTGAGATCAGTTAGGAAAGGGTGAGGATAAAGGAGAGAATCTCTGTTGATACTAGAATCTAAATGAGTTCTCGTCtccagattcttttaaaattttgcttttcatcttttccaGGGCTAAACAAAGTAGTGAACAAAGCAATTATATCATCTTTCTGATGTAACTTATTAACTCAAACATTATAATTCCTGTGCCTTCTCCCTAATTTTCTGTTGCATGTTAAAATAGTTAAGATAGCCTTTTAAATGcagagctctttctttttttttttttttttttttttttgattttatttatttatttgacagagagagatcacagtaggaaagaggaagggaagagatcacagagagaggaagggaagcaggccccctgctgagcagagagcctgatgtgggactcgatcccaggaccctgagatcatgacctgagccgaaggcagcggcttaacccactgagccacccaggcgcccctgcagagctccttcttaaaaacatttcatccaaggttttttttctgtcaaaaagAGCAtgtggcggggcgcctgggtggctcagtgggttaaagcctctgccttcggctcaggtcatgatcccaaggttctaggattgagccccacatcgggctctctgctccacagggagcctgcttccccccctctccgcctgcctctctgcctacttgtgatctctgtcgaataaatagataaaatcttaaaaaaaaaaaaaaagaacatgtggcatattatattaattatattaatattgcagtggggagcagcagagggaaagagaatcctaagcaggctctgggctgagcatggAACTcagtgcagggcttaatctcatgaccctcagatcatgatctaaggTGGAATAGTCGgatgttaaccaactgagccacgagAGGTGCcctgtaaaatcttttaaaagccaGTTACATCTCATTTTATTGAAAACATATTTAGCTCAAAGATGGCTAAAACTGctcataaaaagtgaaaaatatattaaatattttctgttaaggcagtatctttttgttttcttggcagGCACAAATTCAAGCAGTGGCCTATACCTTGGTACCTAAATAAAAG harbors:
- the MRPL47 gene encoding large ribosomal subunit protein uL29m isoform X2, whose product is MLLTLEQEAKRQKLPMPSPERLEKVVDSMDAIDKVVQEREDALRLLQTGQEKGRPGAWRRDIFGRIIWHKFKQWPIPWYLNKRYNRKRFFAMPYVERFVRLRLEKQARIEARKKSLEKKKEKFLQKKFPHLSEAQKSSLV